The following are encoded together in the Corticium candelabrum chromosome 1, ooCorCand1.1, whole genome shotgun sequence genome:
- the LOC134191154 gene encoding uncharacterized protein LOC134191154: protein MENYYYTRGSSNIGRSTSSEGSRRRMMTTSTSPSYPSHQSMVERANEVEHRRRYHSTTGVRTSYSTGRQSQYDYGYPMYDDDTYSSQYDQYEGGKDNYEDYYYCIQGPTDKLACVAYLADYLMYRLILMGVFPHLWSAGHAHTANAVYVFQSRVQSCIQTVESMTDRLGLMPRDSHSYAIWLEQRTELKKMVEKNKSGIPSLLPEIQHALIQFTRLLLEELQQTDKRDVTAVYHMCYLAMRLIIYASLSTIPTEADGTTFLRVVEELPQDRLTTYYKKRLETVKLLVLRAMETPTNEVNAVTCIDHFGFLLSSLGDNIKAVDNPKPGSLAKTKVTTTNRSTVKDTDVSRLSVKGLKGQYAVKPMWVTSPDGGQPRLIYALDTDNPVEETSCKTSEPSQQSHALSGAVAAAAVQSDKNSGIPSAHELGMTEDEFAAHLQQQLMLEDMHVQKEMEHNTTGNSQSTQSGLSSYCNDSNQSAYIVTVGPGDVRDVPSKPTLDRMKKKPVKEPTMPKDLETLESLTQMEEYVEEKRQDHEKKRQNLERILSEKKQLQTAITQNEIPVIKQALEAELRDKVQFLSLRQAETEIAKAKFEELDAYIKSKKRFTEPFQIEDLSVTATYELLERNLTRLQGNPVRLHLMLERQLDILDTETLAELSQQLKVKASTREGCIAEIKQRHEDALEEADDKLLY, encoded by the exons ATGGAGAACTATTACTACACACGTGGAAGTAGTAACATTGGACGAAGCACGAGCAGTGAAGGAAGTCGACGACGGATGATGACGACTTCCACAAGTCCTTCTTATCCTTCTCATCAGTCAATGGTGGAACGAGCTAATGAAGTGGAGCATCGTCGCCGCTATCATTCGACTACTGGAGTTCGAACTTCTTACAGCACTGGTAGACAGAGCCAGTACGATTATGGTTATCCGATGTATGATGATGACACATACAGCAGTCAGTATGATCAATATGAAGGTGGAAAAGACAACTATGAGGATTATTACTATTGCATCCAAGGACCAA CTGATAAACTTGCATGTGTGGCATATCTGGCTGATTATCTCATGTATCGCCTCATCCTCATGGGAGTCTTTCCTCACCTTTGGAGTGCTGGTCATGCGCACACCGCCAATGCTGTATATGTATTTCAGAGTAGAGTACAAAGCTGTATCCAGACTGTTGAATCTATGACTGACAGACTAGGTCTGATGCCACGTGACAGCCATTCTTATGCTATCTGGCTGGAGCAAAGGACAGAATTAAAGAAAATGGTTGAGAAGAACAAATCTGGGATTCCATCACTTCTTCCTGAAATTCAGCATGCTTTAATTCAATTCACTCGGCTCCTTCTTGAAGAACtacaacagactgacaaacgaGATGTTACAGCTGTTTATCACATGTGCTATTTGGCAATGCGTCTGATAATCTATGCTAGTCTTTCAACAATCCCAACTGAAGCAGATGGCACTACCTTTTTACGAGTTGTTGAGGAGCTGCCACAAGATCGTCTCACCACCTACTACAAGAAGAGATTGGAAACAGTTAAACTTCTTGTTCTTCGTGCTATGGAAACACCTACTAATGAAGTAAATGCAGTCACTTGTATTGATCACTTTGGATTTTTGCTGAGTAGTTTAGGTGATAACATCAAAGCAGTGGACAACCCCAAACCTGGATCGTTGGCAAAGACAAAAGtcactacaacaaacagaagcaCAGTGAAGGACACTGATGTATCTAGACTAAGTGTTAAAGGTCTCAAAGGACAATATGCTGTCAAACCAATGTGGGTGACGTCACCAGATGGAGGGCAGCCTCGCTTGATCTATGCTTTAGACACTGATAATCCAGTAGAAGAGACGTCTTGTAAAACTTCAGAGCCTTCTCAACAATCTCACGCTCTCAGTGGTGCTgtcgctgctgctgctgttcaGTCTGATAAGAACTCTGGCATTCCATCAGCACACGAACTTGGCATGACTGAAGATGAGTTTGCGGCCCATTTACAACAGCAGTTGATGCTGGAAGACATGCATGTCCAGAAAGAGATGGAACATAACACGACAGGAAACTCACAGTCTACTCAAAGTGGGTTATCATCATATTGTAATGACAGCAACCAGTCAGCTTACATTGTAACTGTTGGGCCTGGAGATGTCAGGGATGTTCCCAGTAAACCCACTCTCGACAGAATGAAGAAAAAAC CTGTGAAGGAACCTACAATGCCCAAAGACTTGGAGACGCTGGAGAGCCTAACACAAATGGAAGAGTATGTTGAAGAAAAGCGACAAGATCATGAAAAGAAGAGGCAGAACCTGGAGCGAATTCTCAGTGAAAAGAAACAGCTTCAAACAGCTATAACACAAAATGAGATTCCTGTGATTAAGCAAGCCCTCGAAGCAGAGCTACGTGATAAGGTCCAGTTTCTTTCACTACGCCAAGCTGAAACCGAAATCGCAAAGGCAAAGTTTGAAGAGCTAGATGCTTACATAAAAAGCAAGAAACGATTTACGGAACCTTTCCAAATTGAAGATTTGTCTGTTACAGCAACCTATGAActgcttgaaagaaatttGACACGTCTGCAAGGAAACCCAGTGAGGCTGCATCTGATGCTGGAAAGACAGCTTGACATTTTGGATACAGAAACATTAGCAGAGTTATCACAACAACTCAAAGTTAAGGCTTCAACTAGAGAAGGATGCATTGCAGAGATTAAACAACGGCATGAAGATGCACTAGAAGAAGCGGACGACAAATTGCTGTATTGA
- the LOC134176789 gene encoding uncharacterized protein LOC134176789, which produces MARHAPLQEALIALSKDLSLQSYVSFLDMVKTAIDVILDSGGQRGRVVDKEHQLFGPILRQTSQAKLIMFMLGFEEISESDKCMFLLDFESHVEMMRLFKDIAEKSLATGVSGQTRILDAYSSLMSDDPYVVVIHLGYFYFLRFVLLTLHTDHRVLKDLGIGEQIKVAADAIEVAAKKLDVLQLKGMACRSWIECKQQVLAYVDSVGTMGGDDDVVAVQKMSFSQRFTQTANLIANELRSNTSEEFVDVFLFMHLTRVVLSQTNVGQLLVDNDLCDYVRVSCSLRSEYFTEDMTKSVETIRCRFTEALDHPLDAETIQSLHHLVGWQVHGFLQCLKPPRHFKHKFQTTTLHSNGSLSRSSQVQRVNLQIPTVSHAESFHSEMLGEGAVVAGSTGLLDTVSFDNAVDKEVGTNDEKRDEDNAEKEDFEDMYDDEDEVCAEGFSTVNEAMPNSSSKGFSAEFNETRSKVSSTICHQSNDDKICYDVEELVQCLDSTTTFRERCLLLSSAVNALRQKSAEKEKLSRDVCDLQESFNLYREFNVVVDVLKPVWEEKKKQLAVAKVEIETLKTLKDRLCKRKKFGDTEHGLVAKFVWKILRSANGDYYKLSCLDSAVVRSDRNSRMLSEEAMESAT; this is translated from the exons ATGGCTCGTCATGCTCCTCTACAAGAAGCGCTG ATTGCGCTGTCAAAAGATTTGAGTTTGCAGTCGTACGTCAGCTTTTTGGACATGGTCAAGACAGCAATCGATGTCATTCTAGACTCTGGTGGTCAACGTGGCAGAGTGGTGGATAAAG AACACCAATTGTTCGGACCAATTCTTCGACAGACTTCTCAAGCTAAACTCATTATGTTCATGTTGGGATTTGAAGAAATTTCCGAGTCAGACAAGTGCATGTTTTTGTTGGATTTTGAGAGTCATGTTGAAATGATGAGATTGTTTAAAGACATTGCTGAGAAGAGTTTAGCAACAGGAGTCAGTGGACAGACACGGATACTGGATGCATATAGTTCTCTAATGTCAGATGACCCATATGTGGTTGTGATTCATTTAGGATATTTCTATTTCTTGAGGTTTGTTCTTCTTACATTACACACTGATCACCGAGTGCTGAAAGATCTTGGCATCGGTGAACAGATAAAAGTTGCAGCTGATGCAATTGAAGTAGCAGCTAAGAAACTTGATGTGTTGCAACTTAAGGGCATGGCGTGTAGATCATGGATTGAATGTAAACAACAAGTTCTTGCATATGTTGATTCTGTGGGTACCATGGGTGGAGATGATGATGTGGTAGCAGTCCAGAAGATGTCTTTTAGTCAGAGATTTACTCAAACGGCAAATCTGATTGCTAATGAACTGCGGAGCAACACTTCTGAAGAATTTGTAGATGTATTTCTGTTCATGCATTTAACAAGGGTTGTCTTGTCTCAAACAAATGTTGGTCAGTTGCTAGTTGACAATGATCTTTGTGATTATGTGCGAGTGTCATGCAGTTTGCGTTCTGAATACTTTACTGAGGATATGACAAAATCGGTAGAGACAATACGGTGTCGCTTTACTGAAGCTCTTGACCATCCTCTTGATGCTGAGACAATACAAAGTCTTCATCACTTGGTTGGTTGGCAAGTCCATGGCTTCTTACAGTGTCTGAAGCCTCCAAGACATTTCAAACACAAATTCCAAACTACAACACTTCATAGCAATGGCTCTCTTTCAAGAAGTAGCCAAGTACAAAGAGTTAACTTACAGATTCCGACGGTTTCACATGCAGAGAGCTTTCACTCTGAAATGCTTGGAGAGGGAGCTGTAGTGGCTGGATCGACTGGTTTACTTGACACAGTGTCTTTTGATAATGCTGTTGATAAGGAAGTTGGTACTAATGATGAAAAAAGGGATGAAGATAATGCAGAGAAGGAAGACTTTGAAGATATGTATGATGACGAGGATGAAGTATGTGCAGAAGGATTCTCAACAGTCAATGAGGCAATGCCTAACAGCAGCTCTAAAGGTTTTTCTGCTGAATTTAATGAGACGAGATCAAAAGTTTCTTCTACAATTTGTCATCAAAGCAATGACGATAAAATTT GTTATGATGTGGAAGAACTAGTTCAGTGCCTTGATTCTACTACTACGTTTCGTGAGCGCTGTTTGTTGCTGAGTAGTGCTGTAAATGCATTGAGACAGAAATCAGCAGAGAAGGAGaaattgtcacgtgacgtttGTGATCTGCAAGAGTCATTCAATTTGTATCGAGAATTTAATGTTGTAGTCGATGTTCTCAAACCAGTTTGGGAGGAAAAGAAGAAGCAGCTTGCTGTAGCTAAAGTTGAGATTGAGACTTTGAAAACTCTTAAAGATCGACTTTGCAAAAGGAAGAAATTCGGTGATACTGAGCATGGACTTGTGGCAAAGTTTGTGTGGAAAATTTTGAGATCAGCGAACGGTGACTACTATAAGCTGTCTTGCCTTGACTCTGCAGTTGTCAGAAGTGATCGCAATTCTAGAATGTTATCTGAAGAAGCTATGGAATCGGCTACTTGA